In Helianthus annuus cultivar XRQ/B chromosome 3, HanXRQr2.0-SUNRISE, whole genome shotgun sequence, a single window of DNA contains:
- the LOC110930230 gene encoding lysine-specific demethylase JMJ706 isoform X2 — MVEGRVCFTREDTLKYLKHKRLQRMKSGTVNDAAFVSNLMTRSGGDALRGSASSSDGLFSNLDSCGRDNTSKPTVEKFDLNDLDWTDKVPECPVYFPSKEEFEDPLVYLQKIASEASRFGICKIVSPLSASVSAGTVLTREKVGFKFTTRVQPLRLAEWNTDDKVTFFMSGRNYTFRDYEKLANKIFARRYYSTGYLPVSYMEKEFWHEIACGKTESVEYACDVDGSAFSSSPTDQLASSKWNLKKVSRLSHSTLRLLETTIPGVTEPMLYIGMLFSMFAWHVEDHYLYSVNYHHCGAAKTWYGVPGHAALDFEKVVREKVYTNDILSADGEDGAFDVLLGKTTLFPPNILSQHNVPVYKAVQKPGEFIVTFPRAYHAGFSHGFNCTEAVNFAIGDWFLLGSVASHRYALLNRIPLLPHEELLCKESMILHSSMEYEDRSCEDGISHRHIKAAFVNLIRFQHRIRWCLMKSRGYMGASTHSHGTILCSVCKRDCYVAYINCGCYLHPVCLRHEFKLLNLPCGDKFTISVKDDILDMEDVAKMFEQEKDIIYEVQRQSKVSTDMILLSKLYPITEHEAYNPYCKISFGPDLNKRCGSEILDASTVCSSSESLSLTNHVHGDSNYTVEVRNTCQESDDSDSGTFRVKRRASSKSENRNAYDSVPPGFENQGLKRLKRVQPEVRSRHDSASERSIHYKEADQIVSNRGSTTHISIKYNKTGNEEAVSKYKDCNLNHEPGKTTREPPHQEKGPKRLKIKGPSITGSDYLHFTR; from the exons ATG GTGGAAGGAAGGGTTTGTTTCACCAGAGAAGACACGTTAAAATATCTGAAGCATAAGAGGCTTCAGCGGATGAAATCCGGCACTGTGAACGATGCTGCATTTGTGTCTAACCTAATGACTCGAAGTGGAGGAGATGCATTAAGAGGTTCTGCATCTTCAAGTGATGGATTATTCAGCAATCTGGATTCATGTGGGCGAGATAATACGTCAAAACCCACAGTTGAAAAGTTCGATTTAAACGATCTTGATTGGACAGATAAGGTTCCAGAGTGCCCTGTATACTTTCCAAGTAAAGAAGAGTTTGAGGATCCTTTGGTTTATCTCCAAAAGATAGCTTCAGAAGCTTCAAGATTTG GTATATGCAAGATTGTTTCGCCTTTGAGTGCTTCAGTTTCTGCTGGTACAGTTTTGACAAGAGAGAAAGTTGGTTTTAAGTTTACTACACGAGTGCAACCTCTTCGTCTTGCTGAGTGGAATACTGATGATAAAGTCACCTTCTTCATGAGTGGAAG AAATTATACATTCCGTGATTATGAGAAACTGGCGAACAAGATATTTGCTCGTAGATATTACAGCACTGGGTATCTTCCTGTTTCATATATGGAAAAAGAGTTCTGGCATGAGATAGCATGTGGAAAGACAGAAAGTGTTGAATATGCTTGCGATGTTGATGGCAGTGCTTTTTCTTCTTCTCCCACTGATCAACTTGCAAGTAGCAAATGGAATTTAAAG AAAGTCTCAAGACTGTCCCATTCTACTCTACGTCTGCTTGAAACAACGATTCCG GGAGTTACCGAGCCTATGCTTTACATTGGTATGCTATTTAGCATGTTTGCCTGGCATGTAGAAGATCATTACTTATATAg TGTGAATTATCATCATTGTGGAGCTGCAAAAACATGGTACGGTGTTCCCGGTCATGCCGCTCTGGATTTCGAAAAGGTGGTTCGAGAAAAAGTGTACACTAACGACATTTTATCAGCAGATGGGGAAGATGGTGCTTTCGATGTTCTTTTAGGAAAGACAACCTTATTTCCTCCAAATATATTATCGCAACACAATGTTCCGGTTTATAAAGCTGTTCAAAAACCTGGAGAATTTATCGTAACCTTCCCACGAGCATATCATGCGGGATTTAGCCATG GTTTCAATTGCACCGAGGCTGTAAATTTTGCAATCGGTGATTGGTTCTTGTTGGGATCAGTCGCTAGTCATCGTTACGCACTTTTAAACCGTATACCGCTTCTTCCTCACGAGGAACTTTTGTGCAAAGAATCCATGATTCTCCATTCAAGTATGGAATATGAAGATCGATCTTGTGAGGATGGAATATCTCATAGACACATTAAAGCAGCATTCGTGAATTTGATCCGTTTTCAACACCGTATACGTTGGTGTCTAATGAAATCAAGAGGATACATGGGTGCTTCCACGCATTCTCATGGAACTATTCTCTGCAGTGTTTGCAAACGCGACTGTTATGTGGCGTATATTAACTGTGGTTGCTATCTACATCCTGTATGCCTTCGCCATG AGTTTAAGCTACTTAACCTACCTTGTGGAGACAAATTTACAATCTCGGTAAAGGACGATATCTTAGACATGGAGGATGTAGCGAAAATGTTTGAGCAAGAAAAAGATATTATATATGAGGTTCAACGGCAATCTAAAGTTTCCACTGACATGATTCTACTATCTAAATTGTATCCGATAACTGAACACGAAGCGTATAATCCATATTGCAAAATCTCTTTTGGACCTGATCTGAACAAGCGGTGTGGTTCGGAGATTCTGGATGCGTCTACAGTCTGTTCTTCATCAGAAAGTTTATCTTTAACTAACCAT GTACATGGTGATAGTAATTATACTGTGGAGGTTAGAAATACGTGTCAAGAAAGTGATGATTCTGACTCGGGAACGTTTAGGGTCAAACGCCGTGCATCTTCAAAGTCAGAGAACAGAAATGCATATGATTCTGTCCCTCCAGGTTTTGAAAATCAG GGGCTAAAACGGTTGAAGAGAGTACAACCCGAAGTAAGATCTCGGCATGATTCAGCATCCGAGCGTTCTATTCACTATAAAGAAGCGGATCAAATTGTATCAAATAGAGGATCCACCACTCACATCTCAATTAAGTACAACAAGACGGGAAATGAAGAAGCTGTGAGTAAATATAAAGATTGCAACTTGAACCATGAACCTGGAAAAACCACAAGGGAACCACCGCATCAAGAGAAAGGTCCAAAACGACTAAAAATTAAAGGCCCTTCAATTACAGGGTCGGACTACTTACACTTCACACGTTGA
- the LOC110930230 gene encoding lysine-specific demethylase JMJ706 isoform X1 yields the protein MVEGRVCFTREDTLKYLKHKRLQRMKSGTVNDAAFVSNLMTRSGGDALRGSASSSDGLFSNLDSCGRDNTSKPTVEKFDLNDLDWTDKVPECPVYFPSKEEFEDPLVYLQKIASEASRFGICKIVSPLSASVSAGTVLTREKVGFKFTTRVQPLRLAEWNTDDKVTFFMSGRNYTFRDYEKLANKIFARRYYSTGYLPVSYMEKEFWHEIACGKTESVEYACDVDGSAFSSSPTDQLASSKWNLKKVSRLSHSTLRLLETTIPGVTEPMLYIGMLFSMFAWHVEDHYLYSVNYHHCGAAKTWYGVPGHAALDFEKVVREKVYTNDILSADGEDGAFDVLLGKTTLFPPNILSQHNVPVYKAVQKPGEFIVTFPRAYHAGFSHGFNCTEAVNFAIGDWFLLGSVASHRYALLNRIPLLPHEELLCKESMILHSSMEYEDRSCEDGISHRHIKAAFVNLIRFQHRIRWCLMKSRGYMGASTHSHGTILCSVCKRDCYVAYINCGCYLHPVCLRHEFKLLNLPCGDKFTISVKDDILDMEDVAKMFEQEKDIIYEVQRQSKVSTDMILLSKLYPITEHEAYNPYCKISFGPDLNKRCGSEILDASTVCSSSESLSLTNHQVHGDSNYTVEVRNTCQESDDSDSGTFRVKRRASSKSENRNAYDSVPPGFENQGLKRLKRVQPEVRSRHDSASERSIHYKEADQIVSNRGSTTHISIKYNKTGNEEAVSKYKDCNLNHEPGKTTREPPHQEKGPKRLKIKGPSITGSDYLHFTR from the exons ATG GTGGAAGGAAGGGTTTGTTTCACCAGAGAAGACACGTTAAAATATCTGAAGCATAAGAGGCTTCAGCGGATGAAATCCGGCACTGTGAACGATGCTGCATTTGTGTCTAACCTAATGACTCGAAGTGGAGGAGATGCATTAAGAGGTTCTGCATCTTCAAGTGATGGATTATTCAGCAATCTGGATTCATGTGGGCGAGATAATACGTCAAAACCCACAGTTGAAAAGTTCGATTTAAACGATCTTGATTGGACAGATAAGGTTCCAGAGTGCCCTGTATACTTTCCAAGTAAAGAAGAGTTTGAGGATCCTTTGGTTTATCTCCAAAAGATAGCTTCAGAAGCTTCAAGATTTG GTATATGCAAGATTGTTTCGCCTTTGAGTGCTTCAGTTTCTGCTGGTACAGTTTTGACAAGAGAGAAAGTTGGTTTTAAGTTTACTACACGAGTGCAACCTCTTCGTCTTGCTGAGTGGAATACTGATGATAAAGTCACCTTCTTCATGAGTGGAAG AAATTATACATTCCGTGATTATGAGAAACTGGCGAACAAGATATTTGCTCGTAGATATTACAGCACTGGGTATCTTCCTGTTTCATATATGGAAAAAGAGTTCTGGCATGAGATAGCATGTGGAAAGACAGAAAGTGTTGAATATGCTTGCGATGTTGATGGCAGTGCTTTTTCTTCTTCTCCCACTGATCAACTTGCAAGTAGCAAATGGAATTTAAAG AAAGTCTCAAGACTGTCCCATTCTACTCTACGTCTGCTTGAAACAACGATTCCG GGAGTTACCGAGCCTATGCTTTACATTGGTATGCTATTTAGCATGTTTGCCTGGCATGTAGAAGATCATTACTTATATAg TGTGAATTATCATCATTGTGGAGCTGCAAAAACATGGTACGGTGTTCCCGGTCATGCCGCTCTGGATTTCGAAAAGGTGGTTCGAGAAAAAGTGTACACTAACGACATTTTATCAGCAGATGGGGAAGATGGTGCTTTCGATGTTCTTTTAGGAAAGACAACCTTATTTCCTCCAAATATATTATCGCAACACAATGTTCCGGTTTATAAAGCTGTTCAAAAACCTGGAGAATTTATCGTAACCTTCCCACGAGCATATCATGCGGGATTTAGCCATG GTTTCAATTGCACCGAGGCTGTAAATTTTGCAATCGGTGATTGGTTCTTGTTGGGATCAGTCGCTAGTCATCGTTACGCACTTTTAAACCGTATACCGCTTCTTCCTCACGAGGAACTTTTGTGCAAAGAATCCATGATTCTCCATTCAAGTATGGAATATGAAGATCGATCTTGTGAGGATGGAATATCTCATAGACACATTAAAGCAGCATTCGTGAATTTGATCCGTTTTCAACACCGTATACGTTGGTGTCTAATGAAATCAAGAGGATACATGGGTGCTTCCACGCATTCTCATGGAACTATTCTCTGCAGTGTTTGCAAACGCGACTGTTATGTGGCGTATATTAACTGTGGTTGCTATCTACATCCTGTATGCCTTCGCCATG AGTTTAAGCTACTTAACCTACCTTGTGGAGACAAATTTACAATCTCGGTAAAGGACGATATCTTAGACATGGAGGATGTAGCGAAAATGTTTGAGCAAGAAAAAGATATTATATATGAGGTTCAACGGCAATCTAAAGTTTCCACTGACATGATTCTACTATCTAAATTGTATCCGATAACTGAACACGAAGCGTATAATCCATATTGCAAAATCTCTTTTGGACCTGATCTGAACAAGCGGTGTGGTTCGGAGATTCTGGATGCGTCTACAGTCTGTTCTTCATCAGAAAGTTTATCTTTAACTAACCAT CAGGTACATGGTGATAGTAATTATACTGTGGAGGTTAGAAATACGTGTCAAGAAAGTGATGATTCTGACTCGGGAACGTTTAGGGTCAAACGCCGTGCATCTTCAAAGTCAGAGAACAGAAATGCATATGATTCTGTCCCTCCAGGTTTTGAAAATCAG GGGCTAAAACGGTTGAAGAGAGTACAACCCGAAGTAAGATCTCGGCATGATTCAGCATCCGAGCGTTCTATTCACTATAAAGAAGCGGATCAAATTGTATCAAATAGAGGATCCACCACTCACATCTCAATTAAGTACAACAAGACGGGAAATGAAGAAGCTGTGAGTAAATATAAAGATTGCAACTTGAACCATGAACCTGGAAAAACCACAAGGGAACCACCGCATCAAGAGAAAGGTCCAAAACGACTAAAAATTAAAGGCCCTTCAATTACAGGGTCGGACTACTTACACTTCACACGTTGA